In a single window of the Podospora pseudocomata strain CBS 415.72m chromosome 2 map unlocalized CBS415.72m_2, whole genome shotgun sequence genome:
- a CDS encoding uncharacterized protein (COG:O; EggNog:ENOG503P34Q): MASETPAKRQKSSKDVPYRLIYWPGLPGRGEHIRLALEEAGAEYVDTAHLEDGINDVLAYNSGEQPKDETNIPLFAPPILQHGDLVISQTPNILLYLGPRLGLVTDLENDPDGLYRINSLVLTALDGLSNEPHDCHHPIATGLYYEDQKDESKRKAEDYVKNRLPKFLGYFQRVLDSKASGDGPWLYGGKLTYADLVLFQCLDGLMFMFPKATTKLEREGKHGKVFALHKAVAERPRIESYLESSRRQKYSNGIYRYYEELDFKG; the protein is encoded by the exons ATGGCATCTGAAACCCCAGCCAAGCGACAAAAGTCTTCCAAGGATGTGCCATACCGTCTCATCTACTGGCCTGGGCTTCCCGGCCGCGGAGAACATATCCGTCTAGCGTTGGAAGAAGCCGGTGCTGAGTATGTCGACACGGCCCACCTCGAGGATGGCATAAACGATGTTCTTGCATACAACAGTGGTGAGCAACCCAAGGACGAAACCAACATCCCGCTCTTTGCACCACCGATTCTGCAGCACGGAGACCTCGTCATCAGCCAGACACCCAATATTCTCTTGTATTTGGGGCCTCGTTTGGGGCTGGTGACCGACCTGGAAAATGATCCTGATGGGCTGTACAGGATCAACAGCCTTGTCCTCACAGCTCTTGATGGCTTGAGCAACGAGCCCCATGACTGCCACCACCCAATTGCCACAGGTCTGTACTATGAGGACCAAAAGGATGAGAGCAAGAGAAAGGCCGAGGACTACGTCAAAAACAGGCtccccaagttcttggggTATTTTCAACGTGTGTTGGACTCAAAGGCCAGCGGCGACGGTCCGTGGCTCTATGGTGGAAAATTGACATACGCAGACTTGGTCCTGTTCCAG TGCTTGGACGGTTTGATGTTCATGTTTCCCAAGGCAACGACCAAGTTGGAGCGTGAGGGCAAACATGGGAAGGTTTTTGCGCTTCACAAAGCTGTCGCGGAGCGTCCAAGGATCGAAAGCTATTTGGAGAGCTCACGGCGACAGAAGTATTCCAACGGCATCTATAGATACTACGAGGAGTTGGATTTTAAAGGCTGA
- a CDS encoding uncharacterized protein (EggNog:ENOG503P2N1; COG:S) produces MLTVPPVHLRSSWFTAAARLHCITVRPADHSSGQIHAPRPTLNTVRPVSGSTRNKMPPFPKPNEEPPAHRMVYFPDMTTALPSESGEFRRVLWTGLYSQVVLMTVPVGGDIGEEACITSQFTRWIRSSPSLQAEVLHRLEERSGISKPGTWSSCLRGPSTSFSILVLTRSFCTPSTRLRSTRPPLCTRPRKKETRPRRRDGTSLLSGASGASRRMRRIVQWADDVQVLHESADGFVRGTVCQTG; encoded by the exons ATGCTCACTGTGCCGCCCGTACATCTAAGATCCTCTTGGTTCACAGCAGCTGCCCGCCTTCATTGTATCACGGTCCGCCCGGCCGACCATTCATCCGGTCAAATACACGCACCCCGGCCTACCCTGAATACAGTTCGTCCCGTATCGGGTTCGACAAGAAACAAAATGCCGCCGTTTCCAAAGCCCAACGAAGAGCCACCTGCGCACAGGATGGTGTACTTTCCTGACATGACGACGGCGTTGCCGTCCGAATCAGGAGAGTTTCGTCGTGTGCTTTGGACAGGACTGTACTCGCAGGTTGTCCTCATGACGGTGCCGGTAGGAGGTGACATAGGGGAAGAGGCATGTATTACCTCACA ATTCACACGGTGGATCAGATCCTCACCTTCACTTCAGGCAGAGGTCTTGCacaggttggaggagaggagcgGGATATCAAAGCCGGGGACATGGTCGTCGTGCCTGCGGGGACCAAGCACCAGTTTCTCAATACTGGTCCTAACCCGCTCATTTTGTACACCGTCTACTCGCCTGCGGAGCACAAGGCCACCACTGTGCACAAGAccaaggaagaaggagacaaggccgaggaggagggacggGACGAGCCTCCTGTCTGGAGCCAGCGGAGCAAGCAGGAGAATGAGGAGGATCGTCCAGTGGGCTGATGATGTGCAGGTGTTGCATGAAAGTGCTGATGGTTTCGTTAGGGGCACTGTATGTCAAACTGGATAA